In one window of Mobula birostris isolate sMobBir1 chromosome 25, sMobBir1.hap1, whole genome shotgun sequence DNA:
- the orai2 gene encoding protein orai-2 isoform X2: MVEVQLEMDYTYPKFLLIAFSACTTVLVAVHLFALLISTCILPNVEAVSNIHNLNSVNESPHERMHYYIELAWGFSTALGIILFLMEVVLLCWIKFLPVDSNRRKNEKNSVAESGERHTGRDAALTSTIIMAPVGLIFVIFTIHFYRSLVGHKTERHNQEIEELHKLKVQLDGHDRALQVV; encoded by the coding sequence ATGGTTGAAGTTCAGCTGGAGATGGACTATACCTATCCCAAGTTCCTGCTCATTGCCTTCAGTGCCTGCACAACAGTGTTGGTTGCTGTCCACCTCTTCGCTCTCTTGATCAGCACTTGTATTCTCCCTAATGTTGAAGCAGTCAGCAACATACACAATCTCAACTCTGTCAATGAGTCACCCCACGAGCGTATGCATTACTATATCGAGCTGGCCTGGGGCTTCTCAACAGCTCTAGGCATCATCCTCTTCCTCATGGAGGTGGTGCTGCTTTGTTGGATTAAGTTCCTCCCGGTTGACAGTAATCGGAGGAAGAACGAGAAGAATTCTGTCGCCGAGTCTGGAGAAAGACACACCGGACGAGATGCAGCTTTGACATCCACTATTATCATGGCACCAGTGGGCCTTATTTTTGTGATATTTACCATCCATTTTTACCGATCACTGGTAGGGCACAAAACGGAGCGTCACAATCAGGAAATTGAGGAACTGCACAAATTGAAAGTGCAGTTGGACGGGCATGACCGGGCCCTGCAAGTGGTTTGA